The Halomonas denitrificans genome window below encodes:
- a CDS encoding methylated-DNA--[protein]-cysteine S-methyltransferase: MTAPPRPARPDASRDDEFYDALLRRDPAYLGSFVVGVKTTGICCISTCRARKPKRENVAFYPGLKDALAAGYRPCKVCRPAEPASELIEDARIALDAVRAEPKRRLTDADLRALGVRPQALRAWFKAHYGMTFQAYHRMLRINLAAQELQSGKPATETALDSGYDSLSGFGYAYLKLRGAAPTRDDASSPIVMERFDTPLGPMFAAATERGLCLLEFTDRRMLETELRDLQKRLKTTIAYGSNRHTEQAQRELGDYFRGERTAFTLALDAPGTEFQRRVWDALQTIPYGCTASYAEQAQRIGKPSAVRAVARANGMNRIAIVIPCHRVIGKDGALTGYGGGLERKRWLLQHEGAITG, encoded by the coding sequence ATGACCGCACCGCCCCGCCCCGCTCGCCCGGATGCGTCGCGCGACGACGAGTTCTACGATGCGCTGCTGCGCCGCGATCCGGCGTACCTCGGCAGTTTCGTGGTCGGGGTGAAGACGACCGGCATCTGCTGCATCTCGACCTGTCGTGCGCGCAAGCCCAAGCGCGAGAACGTGGCCTTCTATCCGGGGCTGAAGGACGCACTGGCCGCCGGCTACCGGCCGTGCAAGGTGTGCCGTCCGGCCGAGCCGGCGAGCGAACTGATCGAGGACGCGCGGATCGCGCTGGACGCGGTGCGCGCCGAGCCCAAGCGGCGCCTGACCGACGCCGACCTGCGCGCGCTGGGTGTGCGGCCGCAGGCCTTGCGAGCCTGGTTCAAGGCCCACTACGGCATGACCTTCCAGGCCTACCACCGGATGCTGCGCATCAACCTGGCCGCGCAGGAGCTGCAGTCCGGCAAGCCGGCGACCGAGACCGCGCTGGACAGCGGCTACGACTCGCTCAGCGGCTTCGGCTACGCGTACCTGAAGCTGCGCGGCGCGGCCCCCACGCGCGACGATGCGTCCTCGCCGATCGTGATGGAGCGCTTCGACACGCCGCTGGGGCCGATGTTCGCCGCGGCCACCGAGCGCGGGCTGTGCCTGCTGGAGTTCACGGACCGGCGGATGCTCGAAACCGAGCTGCGCGACCTGCAGAAGCGGTTGAAGACGACGATCGCCTACGGCAGCAACCGGCATACGGAGCAGGCGCAGCGCGAGCTCGGCGACTACTTCCGCGGCGAGCGGACCGCCTTCACGCTCGCGCTGGACGCGCCGGGCACCGAGTTCCAGCGCCGCGTATGGGACGCGCTGCAGACCATCCCCTACGGCTGCACGGCCAGCTATGCCGAGCAGGCGCAGCGCATCGGCAAGCCGAGTGCCGTGCGCGCGGTGGCGCGGGCCAACGGCATGAACCGGATCGCCATCGTCATCCCCTGCCACCGCGTGATCGGCAAGGACGGCGCCCTGACCGGCTACGGCGGCGGGCTGGAGCGCAAGCGCTGGTTGCTGCAGCACGAGGGCGCGATCACCGGGTAG
- a CDS encoding PPC domain-containing protein, which translates to MNRISKSSLAAIGLLVSASAFAQTEIMSVDGTFETGAPNEANRHAFDVEAGQTIEVIVRGDGVDTALNAQLPNGESYYNDDYDGLDAGFVRTFSSAGTVVVEARPLSSGETGSYTLVVRELPPAADVAIGESVTGRLTGGGGDRYQITGEADQRVIIDLKSYDFDAYLTLVDADGNEISDDDGGDEGYNSRLQYHFREAGTVTVTAGSLGGGSEGRYEFSVEGLDSEQVAQHDGSLGAGDERAYDGKLFDVYEVDGEAGDTLSVTLESDDFDTVVYVSNPDGTNLGRNDDGNDGTNSELIVRLYESGTHKIYVTALSDDSGDYTLTIFK; encoded by the coding sequence ATGAACCGAATTTCCAAGTCCTCGCTGGCCGCCATCGGCCTGCTGGTTTCCGCGAGTGCCTTTGCGCAGACCGAAATCATGAGCGTCGACGGCACCTTCGAAACCGGCGCCCCGAACGAAGCCAATCGGCATGCCTTCGATGTCGAGGCCGGGCAGACCATCGAGGTCATCGTCCGCGGCGACGGGGTCGATACCGCGCTCAACGCCCAGCTGCCGAACGGCGAGAGCTACTACAACGACGACTACGACGGCCTGGACGCCGGCTTCGTGCGCACCTTCAGCAGCGCCGGCACCGTGGTCGTCGAAGCCCGCCCGCTGTCGTCGGGCGAGACCGGCAGCTACACCCTGGTCGTGCGCGAACTGCCGCCGGCGGCCGACGTGGCCATCGGCGAGAGCGTCACCGGGCGCCTGACCGGAGGCGGCGGCGATCGCTACCAGATCACCGGCGAGGCCGACCAGCGCGTGATCATCGACCTGAAGTCCTACGACTTCGACGCCTACCTGACCCTGGTCGACGCCGACGGCAACGAGATCAGCGACGACGACGGCGGCGACGAGGGGTACAACAGCCGCCTGCAGTACCACTTCCGTGAAGCGGGCACCGTGACCGTCACCGCCGGCAGCCTCGGCGGCGGCTCCGAAGGCCGCTACGAGTTCAGCGTCGAGGGCCTGGACAGCGAGCAGGTCGCCCAGCACGACGGCAGCCTGGGCGCCGGCGACGAGCGCGCCTACGACGGCAAGCTGTTCGACGTCTACGAAGTCGACGGCGAAGCCGGCGATACGCTGTCGGTGACCCTGGAGTCCGACGACTTCGACACCGTGGTCTACGTCTCCAACCCCGACGGCACCAACCTCGGCCGCAACGACGACGGCAACGACGGCACCAACAGCGAACTGATCGTGCGGTTGTACGAGTCGGGCACGCACAAAATCTACGTCACCGCACTGTCCGACGACAGCGGCGACTACACGCTGACCATCTTCAAGTAA
- a CDS encoding EF-hand domain-containing protein produces MDRRELVQALFEEFDTNNDGVISRAEFVDLIDCLLGKHGVKTRNEIFDEFDANHDNVISRDELTDLIIEYAI; encoded by the coding sequence ATGGATCGCCGGGAACTTGTTCAGGCCCTGTTCGAGGAATTCGACACCAACAACGACGGGGTGATCTCGCGCGCCGAGTTCGTCGACCTGATCGACTGCCTGCTCGGCAAGCACGGGGTGAAGACCCGCAACGAGATCTTCGACGAATTCGACGCGAACCACGACAACGTCATCTCGCGCGACGAACTCACCGACCTGATCATCGAATACGCGATCTGA
- a CDS encoding GGDEF domain-containing protein, giving the protein MDFLASIDTPSVAAAIFLISFTLAVGMTSFWQVGRTEPGFGYWVAAQWALSLGLVMLFARGIVALPVSVACGNGLFFLTLILVRMGIGRFRERTIPIWPDASIAALIVVAITINAASGGQIETRTALIGATLSLLALRCASALHGLSGLMRPIGRFTQRGLLLVSFLMLLRGVIAVFSTRGDYPLFQPGLVNTSLFLTIAVASVALPFVLVVLNNARTMQQLHQAREAAESASETDALTGLMNRRGLFRSIRDFDRTQLIGVCLIDLDHFKRVNDNHGHDVGDRVLMELARLLQEEASDCLIARMGGEEFLMVVPDADHRKTLETAERIRVAIAQRLGPKSGLNTLITTSIGTCSGPRLRFDELLTSADLALYRAKNAGRDRALGSAPGDAALTPSGRQVRYRTVRHPERSRS; this is encoded by the coding sequence TTGGACTTCCTGGCCAGCATCGACACCCCTTCGGTCGCAGCCGCGATCTTCCTGATCTCCTTCACCCTGGCGGTCGGGATGACCTCCTTCTGGCAGGTCGGGCGAACGGAACCGGGGTTCGGCTACTGGGTCGCGGCGCAGTGGGCGCTGTCGCTGGGCCTGGTCATGCTGTTCGCGCGCGGCATCGTGGCGTTGCCCGTGTCCGTAGCCTGCGGCAACGGGCTGTTCTTCCTGACCCTGATCCTGGTGCGCATGGGCATCGGGCGCTTCCGCGAGCGGACGATTCCGATCTGGCCCGACGCGTCGATCGCCGCGCTGATCGTGGTCGCCATCACCATCAACGCCGCGAGCGGCGGCCAGATCGAAACCCGCACGGCCCTGATCGGCGCCACCCTGAGCCTGCTTGCACTTCGCTGCGCCAGCGCCCTGCATGGCCTGAGCGGACTGATGCGACCGATCGGCCGGTTCACGCAGCGCGGTCTGCTGCTGGTGAGTTTCCTGATGCTGCTTCGCGGCGTGATCGCGGTGTTCTCGACCCGGGGCGATTACCCGCTGTTCCAGCCGGGCCTGGTCAACACGTCGCTGTTCCTCACCATCGCGGTGGCCAGCGTTGCGCTGCCGTTCGTTCTCGTGGTGCTGAACAACGCGCGCACGATGCAGCAGCTGCACCAGGCCCGGGAAGCCGCCGAAAGCGCCTCCGAGACCGATGCACTGACCGGCCTGATGAACCGGCGTGGCCTGTTCCGGTCGATCCGCGACTTCGATCGGACCCAGCTGATCGGCGTGTGCTTGATCGATCTCGATCATTTCAAGCGGGTCAACGACAACCACGGCCACGACGTTGGCGACCGGGTGCTGATGGAACTGGCCCGCTTGCTGCAGGAAGAGGCGTCCGACTGCCTGATCGCCCGCATGGGCGGCGAAGAGTTCCTGATGGTGGTGCCGGATGCGGATCACAGGAAAACGCTGGAAACCGCCGAGCGGATCCGCGTGGCCATCGCGCAGCGTCTCGGCCCGAAATCCGGTCTGAACACGCTGATCACCACCAGCATCGGCACCTGTTCGGGACCGCGGCTTCGCTTCGACGAGCTGCTGACCAGCGCCGATCTCGCGCTGTACCGGGCCAAGAACGCCGGCCGCGACCGGGCGCTGGGCTCCGCGCCGGGCGACGCCGCCCTCACCCCCAGCGGCCGCCAGGTCCGTTACCGGACCGTTCGTCATCCCGAGCGGTCGAGGAGCTGA